A genomic stretch from Shewanella sediminis HAW-EB3 includes:
- a CDS encoding PQQ-dependent sugar dehydrogenase: protein MKSLPLILTLLTALVSIDSQAKPCEEYRLEKVAAGLGIPWGMALLDSNTLLVTERSGQLLQLDLTTGQRQTIMGLPPIYVDGQGGLLDIQLGPSNSSDGSGTDNSKEQWLYFTYSKPVSGQGRTTIARAQLRGNELVNWKDLLITESATDTGRHFGSRIAFDDKSHLFFSVGDRGHRPNGQDLTTHAGSILRLNLDGTVPKDNPFVSGSDISTDSKSNALPEIYSYGHRNPQGLTFDAKNQRLWSIEHGPRGGDEINLIKPGHNYGWPVVSFGKEYWGPISVGEGTFKEGMEPPVKVYTPSIAPSSLLVYSGRAFTEWQGNLLSGALKLTHLNRIVLDGEHASSEHRLLTELNERIRQVIEDEQGYLLISTDSGNIYRLRPCGV from the coding sequence ATGAAAAGTTTACCGTTAATTTTGACCTTATTAACTGCACTGGTCTCAATAGATAGCCAGGCAAAACCCTGCGAAGAGTATCGGCTTGAGAAGGTCGCTGCAGGTCTCGGGATCCCCTGGGGCATGGCCTTATTAGACTCGAATACACTATTGGTCACCGAGCGAAGTGGACAACTGTTACAGCTGGATCTTACCACCGGGCAGCGTCAAACAATTATGGGCTTGCCGCCCATTTACGTCGATGGACAAGGCGGCTTACTCGATATCCAACTCGGCCCTTCTAATTCAAGTGATGGCTCTGGCACTGATAACAGTAAGGAGCAATGGCTCTATTTCACCTACTCAAAGCCTGTCTCTGGTCAGGGCCGAACCACAATTGCAAGAGCCCAGCTTCGAGGAAATGAGTTAGTTAACTGGAAAGATCTACTTATCACGGAATCGGCAACCGATACCGGCCGTCATTTCGGTTCGCGCATCGCCTTCGACGACAAAAGCCATCTATTTTTCTCGGTCGGTGATCGCGGCCATAGACCCAACGGCCAGGACTTAACTACCCACGCCGGTAGCATTCTCCGATTAAACCTCGATGGCACTGTGCCTAAAGACAATCCCTTCGTCTCAGGTTCTGATATTAGTACTGACAGCAAAAGTAATGCACTGCCCGAGATCTACAGCTATGGCCACCGTAACCCTCAGGGGCTGACATTTGATGCTAAAAACCAACGCTTATGGTCGATAGAACATGGTCCCAGAGGCGGCGATGAGATTAATCTGATAAAACCCGGCCATAATTATGGCTGGCCCGTTGTCTCATTTGGCAAGGAGTATTGGGGACCGATTAGCGTCGGCGAAGGCACATTTAAAGAAGGGATGGAACCACCAGTGAAAGTCTATACCCCATCCATCGCCCCCTCGAGTCTGTTGGTCTATTCCGGACGCGCCTTCACCGAATGGCAAGGCAATCTGCTCAGCGGTGCACTTAAACTGACGCACCTGAATCGCATCGTACTCGATGGCGAACACGCCAGCTCTGAGCATCGACTGCTGACCGAGCTTAACGAACGGATACGTCAGGTTATCGAAGATGAACAAGGTTATCTGCTTATATCCACAGACAGCGGGAATATATACCGTCTTAGGCCCTGTGGTGTTTAG
- a CDS encoding rhodanese-like domain-containing protein yields the protein MKLQRYWIGLLPLIMSCLFAPVLATEPQAEQADANFPLRFVYKNIPIIDHLTLYKQLESTIVIDVRSKHEYDTLHIKGALNISISNLGFITRIKKLRVQDSRQIVFYCNGITCEKSYKASDKAIKNGITNVATMDLGIFGWIEAFPDAAVILGEDTVPEDRLITKEKYQLHLLSPDEFVAKIDKSVMVIDIREHYHRDPVILEGVTRVASSDKVLGLLRKAKNNQQTILFYDAVGKQTPWLQYLIEKIGVENYYFMDGGVKAYVEAGLPID from the coding sequence ATGAAGTTACAAAGGTATTGGATTGGATTACTTCCGCTAATAATGAGCTGCCTATTCGCACCTGTATTGGCCACAGAGCCCCAAGCGGAACAAGCTGACGCTAACTTTCCACTGCGCTTCGTTTATAAAAACATTCCGATCATCGATCATCTTACGTTATATAAACAGCTGGAAAGTACCATCGTCATCGACGTGCGATCCAAGCATGAGTACGACACGCTACACATCAAAGGTGCGCTCAATATTTCCATCTCTAATCTGGGGTTTATAACAAGAATTAAGAAGTTACGGGTGCAAGACTCACGTCAAATCGTGTTTTACTGTAACGGCATAACCTGCGAAAAATCCTATAAGGCGAGTGATAAAGCGATTAAGAATGGTATTACGAATGTGGCTACCATGGACCTTGGGATATTTGGCTGGATTGAGGCTTTTCCTGATGCCGCGGTAATTCTAGGCGAAGATACGGTGCCGGAAGATAGACTGATCACCAAGGAGAAGTATCAGTTACACCTTTTATCACCCGATGAGTTTGTCGCGAAAATTGATAAGTCGGTGATGGTTATCGATATCAGAGAGCATTATCACAGAGACCCGGTTATTCTCGAGGGGGTTACCCGGGTCGCATCATCAGATAAAGTCCTCGGGCTTTTACGTAAGGCCAAAAATAATCAGCAAACTATCTTGTTTTATGATGCAGTAGGCAAGCAAACACCCTGGTTACAATACTTAATTGAAAAAATAGGTGTAGAAAATTATTACTTTATGGATGGCGGCGTAAAAGCCTATGTTGAAGCGGGTTTACCTATAGATTAA
- a CDS encoding adenylosuccinate synthase encodes MPSIVVVGANWGDEGKGRIVDFLAADASASIRFQGGNNAGHTVVNDFGTFKLHQLPSGIFNPDCTAVLGPGMVISPAALTEEIAEVKAAGVNVKLHISDRATLCLPLHALEDTLEEERLGDGAYGSTRQGIAPAYGDRVMKKGILVGWLMQPEVLLERIKFMLDWKMPQLKALYPSCDFSQSAEEMTAWLLEVTAPWREFICNVTEPLKVMQSNNASLLFEAQLGAGRDLVYGEYPWTTSSNVTAAYAGIGSGLPALRPERIIAVAKSFSSSVGTGTLVTAMEEQDNFRETSNEYGATTGRPRDMGYFDAVATRNGVELQAATEIALTKIDCLTGMTDLKICVSYEGEHTQNPIWPQTAALSPVYEEMQGWSEDITGCRTFESLPEAAQHYVLRIEALMGVAISMVSVGPERDQMILR; translated from the coding sequence ATGCCGTCTATTGTTGTTGTTGGTGCTAATTGGGGCGATGAAGGTAAAGGCCGTATCGTTGATTTTCTTGCGGCAGATGCATCTGCAAGTATTCGTTTTCAAGGTGGTAATAATGCGGGGCATACAGTCGTTAATGACTTTGGTACCTTTAAATTACACCAGCTTCCAAGTGGCATATTCAACCCTGACTGTACCGCAGTTCTCGGCCCAGGCATGGTCATCAGCCCTGCAGCGTTAACTGAAGAGATTGCAGAAGTAAAAGCGGCTGGCGTGAATGTAAAACTACACATCTCAGATCGTGCCACTCTATGTCTGCCTCTACACGCACTCGAAGATACCCTGGAAGAGGAACGTTTAGGCGATGGTGCTTACGGTTCAACAAGACAAGGTATCGCACCTGCATATGGCGATCGCGTCATGAAAAAAGGCATTCTTGTCGGTTGGTTAATGCAACCTGAAGTCCTACTTGAGCGTATTAAATTTATGCTCGATTGGAAAATGCCACAACTGAAAGCCCTCTACCCTAGCTGTGACTTCAGCCAAAGCGCTGAAGAGATGACCGCATGGTTATTAGAGGTAACAGCACCTTGGCGCGAATTTATCTGCAACGTGACAGAACCACTAAAAGTCATGCAAAGCAATAATGCCAGCTTGCTTTTTGAAGCCCAACTCGGTGCAGGTCGTGACTTAGTTTATGGCGAATACCCTTGGACAACCTCTTCAAACGTAACGGCAGCTTACGCCGGTATCGGTAGTGGTTTACCTGCACTTCGCCCTGAACGTATCATTGCAGTGGCTAAATCATTCAGCTCATCTGTCGGTACCGGTACATTGGTAACGGCAATGGAAGAGCAAGATAACTTCCGTGAAACATCTAATGAGTACGGTGCAACCACCGGCCGTCCACGTGATATGGGTTACTTCGATGCCGTCGCAACACGTAATGGTGTTGAGCTTCAAGCCGCTACCGAAATCGCACTGACAAAGATTGACTGTTTAACTGGCATGACAGATCTGAAGATCTGCGTATCTTACGAAGGTGAGCATACTCAAAACCCAATCTGGCCTCAAACCGCTGCCCTATCTCCTGTCTATGAAGAGATGCAAGGTTGGAGCGAAGACATCACAGGTTGTAGAACCTTTGAAAGCCTACCTGAAGCCGCGCAACACTATGTACTTCGTATCGAAGCGCTAATGGGTGTAGCAATCAGCATGGTATCTGTAGGCCCTGAACGTGACCAGATGATCCTGCGCTAA
- a CDS encoding PepSY-associated TM helix domain-containing protein: MTKIFKTLHNWIGFFISLIMLIVLTTGIYLGGADLFKRLDDKGQVYSELTHEKKAEIAANALANYPEASGVKLPTEMHPYVDAYSRQQSVFLTAGFDEIGTQVKSKDSLQSWMFWFHRNFQLGDVGKHVNGISAILATVIMFIGLYLWWLIRNGFRWKHTLPKTGKNSALIKSHIQLGLIFSIPMLIMAISGAYITYGFWGDSTLDDNRHKPTLAQAGDWEAQIVAAQKIWPESELVAVSKPRKVEGDSYVYSLSFNGDNALGLMQTDTIKIDLNTGKLDSAQTFSDKGLAYQAKYSARFLHDGARMPTWYLLMLILSSVVGTFMVSFALVTFVRKEVLGRMKTRAALRLQN, translated from the coding sequence ATGACAAAAATATTTAAAACACTTCATAACTGGATAGGCTTTTTTATCAGTTTAATCATGCTGATTGTATTAACTACCGGTATCTATTTAGGTGGTGCAGATCTGTTTAAACGATTGGACGATAAAGGTCAGGTCTATTCGGAGCTAACTCATGAGAAAAAGGCTGAGATAGCTGCCAATGCTCTGGCGAACTACCCGGAGGCATCAGGGGTTAAGTTACCCACGGAGATGCATCCCTATGTTGATGCTTATTCTCGTCAGCAATCTGTATTTCTAACCGCAGGGTTTGATGAAATTGGCACCCAGGTAAAAAGTAAAGACTCTCTGCAAAGCTGGATGTTCTGGTTTCATCGCAACTTTCAGTTGGGTGATGTGGGCAAACATGTCAACGGCATCAGCGCTATCTTAGCAACGGTAATTATGTTTATCGGGCTTTACCTTTGGTGGCTTATTCGTAATGGTTTCAGATGGAAACATACCTTACCTAAAACAGGTAAAAACAGTGCCTTGATTAAGAGTCATATCCAGTTAGGGCTTATTTTTTCAATCCCAATGTTGATCATGGCAATTAGTGGCGCGTATATCACTTATGGTTTCTGGGGTGATTCTACACTTGATGACAATCGACATAAGCCTACTCTGGCACAAGCTGGTGATTGGGAGGCACAGATTGTCGCAGCCCAAAAAATATGGCCGGAGTCTGAGCTGGTTGCGGTGTCTAAACCTCGTAAGGTTGAAGGCGATAGTTATGTCTATTCACTGAGCTTTAATGGCGATAATGCCTTAGGCCTTATGCAAACAGACACTATTAAAATTGACCTGAATACGGGTAAGTTAGATTCAGCGCAGACCTTCAGTGATAAGGGTCTTGCCTATCAAGCTAAATACAGTGCACGTTTCTTACATGATGGGGCGAGAATGCCGACCTGGTATCTGCTTATGCTTATCTTAAGCTCAGTCGTCGGGACATTTATGGTGAGTTTTGCCTTGGTGACGTTTGTGAGGAAGGAGGTTCTTGGTCGAATGAAAACCAGAGCAGCGCTGCGTTTGCAAAATTAG